In Thalassotalea fonticola, a single genomic region encodes these proteins:
- a CDS encoding tetratricopeptide repeat-containing sulfotransferase family protein yields the protein MSNSPNPAQNPYQKGLSLWQQKKANEAFQYFQKALNETDDKPFLLLSITQLLLDSGYFQQGIEVLNQYSTTTQVSSLLQVRLALLHDKMNASTSAISVLNDCIKKDPLCVEAYTLLAEIYGHSRQIDLAKTTLFSLLKQYPDDVEIHNSAASYLSVIGADSAALDAYALTIKRKCYTATTLSKIAKLHYSLGEFNEATRYNLLALSKDSNSAAAYQGIAVSKKFSTDDSEIIKKFTDALKAGVSAETKTVLNFSLGKINDDLHKYEQAFEYFKTANKQRKKMLTKPFDINSVKQQFEKLKSYFSEQQIKQLQQKTTNNYEPIFIVGMPRSGTTLLERIFSSNEKVFCAGELDTLDLFPKHIENSTGNKVTFPEVLSHIPERAVEYYCVQYLKSITTNYNDYQHTLDKNPLNFANIGFIKMLFPKAKIIHCTRNPVDICLSIYSQNFAHTNLDFSYDLNDIAEYHSLYSEMMRHWSYQDLDILTISYEDMVRDPKKVIDQLCEYTNLKQLSVESGEQNTASIHTASVWQARQKIYNNSIERWTCYKNQLSDFIHRYPELLK from the coding sequence TTGAGCAATAGTCCCAATCCAGCACAAAACCCATATCAAAAAGGCCTCTCATTATGGCAACAAAAAAAGGCCAATGAAGCCTTCCAATACTTCCAGAAGGCACTTAATGAGACTGATGACAAACCATTTTTGTTATTATCAATTACTCAGCTTTTACTTGATTCTGGTTATTTTCAACAGGGCATCGAAGTCTTAAATCAATATAGTACGACGACGCAAGTATCGTCTTTATTACAGGTAAGGCTGGCATTGCTGCATGACAAGATGAATGCCTCCACGTCTGCCATTTCAGTACTTAATGACTGTATAAAAAAGGATCCTTTATGTGTTGAGGCCTATACGTTACTTGCCGAAATTTATGGCCATAGCAGGCAAATTGATCTCGCTAAAACTACTCTTTTTTCATTGCTCAAACAATATCCTGACGATGTGGAAATACATAACTCAGCGGCTTCCTATTTATCGGTAATTGGTGCTGATTCGGCAGCACTTGACGCTTACGCTTTAACGATAAAAAGAAAGTGCTACACAGCGACAACACTGTCAAAAATTGCAAAACTGCATTATTCTCTGGGTGAGTTTAATGAAGCGACGAGATACAACCTTCTTGCTCTCTCGAAAGACTCTAACAGTGCTGCCGCTTACCAAGGCATTGCTGTATCAAAAAAATTCAGTACGGATGATAGTGAAATTATCAAGAAATTTACTGATGCCTTGAAGGCAGGGGTGAGCGCTGAAACCAAGACTGTTTTAAATTTTTCTCTTGGAAAAATTAATGATGACCTGCATAAATATGAACAGGCATTTGAATACTTTAAAACAGCCAACAAACAACGAAAAAAAATGCTGACCAAACCCTTTGATATAAATAGCGTCAAACAGCAATTTGAAAAACTAAAAAGTTATTTTAGCGAACAACAAATTAAGCAGCTTCAGCAAAAAACAACTAACAATTATGAGCCCATTTTTATAGTTGGTATGCCTAGGTCAGGCACAACCTTACTCGAAAGGATTTTTTCAAGTAATGAAAAGGTGTTTTGCGCAGGTGAGTTAGATACACTGGATTTGTTCCCAAAACATATTGAAAATTCTACGGGAAACAAAGTTACTTTTCCTGAGGTTTTATCCCATATTCCTGAGCGGGCGGTAGAATATTATTGTGTACAATATTTGAAATCCATTACCACTAATTATAATGATTACCAACATACACTGGATAAAAATCCTTTAAATTTCGCTAACATTGGCTTTATCAAAATGTTGTTCCCTAAAGCCAAGATTATTCATTGTACTCGCAATCCCGTTGATATTTGCCTATCCATTTATTCTCAAAATTTTGCACACACTAACTTGGACTTCAGTTACGACTTAAACGATATCGCCGAATACCATTCGTTATACTCAGAAATGATGCGACACTGGAGTTATCAAGACCTGGACATCCTAACCATTAGCTATGAGGACATGGTAAGAGATCCCAAAAAGGTAATTGATCAACTGTGTGAATATACCAATCTGAAACAATTATCAGTAGAATCTGGTGAACAGAATACTGCTTCAATCCATACAGCCAGTGTTTGGCAGGCTCGCCAGAAAATCTACAACAATTCCATTGAGCGATGGACATGTTATAAAAATCAATTGTCAGATTTTATTCATCGCTATCCCGAGCTGCTAAAGTAA
- the maiA gene encoding maleylacetoacetate isomerase — protein sequence MITLYGYWRSSAAYRVRIALNLKKIKHELISVHLVKDGGQQHSESYVKLNPNHLVPTLVDGDFSLNQSLAIIDYLDESFTNVSLYPSNIKDKALVRALACDLACEIHPLNNLRVLQYLSNQLNISDDQKTAWYHHWILEGFSALELRLAKTAGQYCFGDSVTVADLCLIPQIYNAKRFNVDMSVFPLINKIEHNCSLLPEFIAAIPENQADAS from the coding sequence ATGATTACTTTATATGGGTACTGGCGTTCATCGGCTGCTTATCGAGTACGAATCGCATTAAACTTAAAGAAAATTAAACATGAGCTGATTTCTGTTCATTTAGTAAAAGACGGCGGGCAACAGCATAGTGAAAGTTATGTAAAATTGAACCCAAACCATCTTGTGCCAACATTGGTTGATGGTGATTTTAGTTTAAATCAATCTTTAGCGATAATAGATTACCTTGATGAATCTTTTACAAACGTTAGCCTTTACCCAAGTAATATCAAAGATAAAGCGTTAGTTAGAGCCTTAGCTTGTGATCTCGCCTGTGAAATCCATCCATTAAATAATTTAAGAGTGCTGCAGTATTTATCAAATCAGTTAAACATTAGTGATGACCAAAAGACTGCTTGGTACCATCATTGGATCCTGGAAGGTTTTTCCGCATTAGAATTGCGTTTAGCAAAAACTGCTGGCCAGTATTGTTTTGGCGATAGTGTTACTGTTGCCGATTTATGTTTAATTCCACAAATTTATAATGCCAAACGCTTTAATGTAGACATGTCAGTATTTCCCCTGATCAATAAAATTGAGCATAACTGCTCATTATTGCCTGAATTTATTGCCGCTATACCTGAGAATCAAGCTGACGCAAGTTAA
- a CDS encoding DUF3014 domain-containing protein translates to MSAANSNIDSSITSKSSSSTLVFVIILVVVITVFGYLFLQDDEAEIKPVASEEIITEPEVIVPVKVETISVPVKVQEPVATEPEIVKPSLPVLDQSDAFVVAKITEISWRKELLGLLLTDDLVRRVVVFTDNFSRGEMAYSHLPLKPLTGKFSVKPDINEADDIYQFNDSNFTRYEDYIELLHSFEPEALASNFILIKPLFEQAFTELGYPDQTFEQVLYLAIERVLDFPVPSEQPVLVQPSVVYKYQNQKLESLADADKFLLRLGKENLLQLKAIALELDNQLNLQNNQ, encoded by the coding sequence TTGTCAGCTGCAAACTCAAACATAGATTCATCGATCACTAGCAAAAGCTCTTCGTCTACATTAGTGTTTGTAATTATTCTGGTAGTAGTTATTACTGTTTTCGGCTATTTATTTTTACAAGATGATGAGGCAGAGATAAAGCCCGTAGCTAGTGAAGAAATTATCACAGAGCCTGAAGTTATTGTTCCTGTTAAAGTCGAAACAATCAGCGTACCTGTTAAAGTACAAGAGCCAGTTGCAACAGAGCCTGAAATTGTCAAACCATCCCTTCCTGTTTTGGACCAAAGTGATGCCTTTGTTGTCGCTAAAATAACTGAAATATCATGGCGAAAAGAGCTACTGGGTTTATTACTAACAGATGATTTAGTACGACGAGTTGTTGTCTTTACTGATAACTTTTCTCGGGGAGAAATGGCCTACAGTCATTTGCCTTTAAAGCCACTAACTGGAAAATTTTCAGTCAAGCCAGATATTAATGAGGCAGATGATATATACCAATTTAACGACTCTAACTTTACCCGCTATGAGGATTATATAGAACTACTCCATTCGTTTGAACCAGAAGCCTTAGCAAGCAACTTCATTCTAATAAAACCCTTATTTGAGCAAGCCTTCACTGAATTAGGTTATCCCGATCAAACTTTTGAACAAGTACTATACCTTGCAATTGAACGGGTACTCGATTTTCCCGTACCTAGCGAGCAGCCGGTATTGGTCCAACCTAGTGTGGTTTATAAATATCAAAACCAAAAGCTTGAATCTTTAGCTGATGCTGACAAGTTTTTATTACGTTTAGGTAAAGAAAATTTATTGCAACTAAAAGCCATAGCTCTAGAGCTGGATAATCAACTTAACTTGCAAAACAATCAGTAA
- the priC gene encoding primosomal replication protein PriC, whose product MERSLCRLKSILDQLEIDANSVDQANKQRKSHYYLQDEAMFDEKLFPIVSSTYYAYVKYTQKRLEHLQKLLSTKHMEFCGALMAELEEQISSLITAIKSNDNRHNDSEYRLDRRNRLKKQKKPVTGKQTAKFKQQAKAVLVPSHQLYAKLAEFLGFERRLQDMLQVKELALAKTTKYNTATIQQEILTLQQRLGRCRKAISDVEKQIENSERTR is encoded by the coding sequence ATGGAGCGCTCTTTATGCAGATTAAAATCAATACTGGATCAACTTGAAATTGATGCAAATTCGGTAGATCAAGCTAATAAACAACGAAAATCACATTATTATCTTCAAGATGAAGCCATGTTTGATGAGAAGTTATTTCCTATCGTCAGCTCTACTTATTATGCCTATGTCAAATATACACAAAAGCGTTTAGAACATTTACAGAAATTGCTGAGCACAAAACATATGGAATTTTGTGGTGCATTAATGGCAGAGTTGGAAGAACAGATTTCATCATTGATCACTGCAATTAAGTCGAATGACAATCGCCATAATGATAGTGAATATCGTCTTGACCGCCGTAATAGACTAAAGAAACAAAAAAAACCGGTAACAGGTAAGCAGACAGCAAAATTCAAGCAACAAGCCAAGGCTGTACTTGTACCGTCGCACCAACTCTATGCAAAACTTGCTGAATTTCTAGGTTTTGAACGACGTTTGCAAGATATGTTGCAAGTTAAAGAATTAGCGTTAGCGAAGACTACAAAGTATAACACTGCAACTATCCAGCAAGAAATTTTAACCTTGCAACAGCGCCTAGGGCGATGTAGAAAAGCAATTAGTGATGTAGAAAAACAAATAGAAAATTCTGAAAGAACTAGATAG
- a CDS encoding lysophospholipid acyltransferase family protein — protein MDNLSQIVPVNIPRTNRRFIKWLSRHLLTLLGWRISGSFPNEKKLILAVAPHTSNWDFFIGVVVKLALDLKLNFLGKDAIFIWPFKIWLEAIGGIAIDRKSAHGVVGQMVDKFAQQDTLVLALAPEGTRSKVQQWKTGFLHIAQKAKVPVLPIQIDYKTKQVIFYQARNITADIDEELQDIKAIFNKDCAKNPHYF, from the coding sequence ATGGATAATTTATCTCAGATTGTACCGGTGAATATACCCAGAACAAATCGACGGTTTATTAAATGGCTTAGCCGTCACTTATTAACGTTATTAGGTTGGCGGATTAGTGGTAGCTTTCCAAACGAGAAAAAATTAATTCTAGCGGTAGCGCCTCATACTTCAAACTGGGACTTTTTCATTGGCGTGGTGGTAAAATTAGCTCTTGATTTAAAGTTAAACTTTTTGGGGAAAGACGCTATTTTTATTTGGCCATTTAAAATTTGGTTGGAGGCTATTGGCGGTATCGCAATTGATAGAAAGTCGGCACATGGTGTAGTAGGGCAAATGGTTGATAAGTTTGCACAACAAGATACTTTAGTATTAGCTTTGGCACCCGAAGGAACTCGCTCGAAAGTTCAACAATGGAAAACCGGCTTTTTACATATCGCCCAAAAAGCTAAAGTCCCTGTTTTGCCTATTCAAATAGACTATAAAACCAAACAAGTTATATTTTACCAGGCACGTAACATAACTGCTGATATTGATGAAGAACTGCAGGATATAAAAGCAATATTTAATAAAGATTGTGCAAAAAATCCTCATTATTTTTAA
- a CDS encoding sigma-54-dependent transcriptional regulator — MRLQIECQDRFGIAQEVLAIFVDREINVKGIDAITESGQIFVHIPDLEFSQLQDFMPQLRLIDGVLDVKTTTHMPSEREREVLDTIVRTLPDPVVTIDAKAAVYGVNDVAKQKISADLKDIIGQQVSQWLKGFNFNRYLESDETLPHTRKLKFLDEDYVADILPVTVSGESEEKVLTGAILMLKSEARLGQQITAFKHPKDNDFAGIQASSALMRKVVREARRMAHLDSSILIMGETGTGKELLARSCHNASDRADSPFVVLNCAALPDDVSETELFGKLVNPTETKKGIFELADGGTIFLDEVSEMSEKLQSKLIRVLESSSFRRIDDENEITVDIRFISSTNKDLLSMVEKDEFREDLYYRLNVLGLAIAPLRDRRQDILPLADTFIRKAAQLNHRANVLFDKNCRDFIEHYPWPGNVRQLENVILRAVSLLEGDVIRISNLQLPNYTPDHGYLEHEFEGTLEDAVKGYEADLLRKLYPAYPSTRQLAKKLGLSHTAIANKLREYNINKKTVKI, encoded by the coding sequence GTGCGTTTACAAATTGAATGTCAGGACAGGTTCGGTATAGCTCAAGAAGTATTAGCCATATTCGTCGATCGAGAAATTAATGTTAAAGGGATAGATGCAATCACAGAGTCAGGGCAAATTTTTGTGCACATACCTGATCTGGAATTCAGCCAGCTGCAAGACTTCATGCCACAGCTTAGACTGATTGATGGGGTGCTTGATGTTAAAACTACTACTCATATGCCTTCAGAGCGTGAACGTGAAGTATTAGACACTATTGTAAGAACATTGCCTGATCCCGTTGTTACAATTGATGCGAAAGCCGCGGTTTATGGTGTGAATGACGTCGCCAAACAAAAAATATCAGCTGATTTAAAAGATATTATTGGCCAGCAAGTAAGCCAGTGGCTTAAAGGTTTTAACTTTAATCGATATTTAGAATCAGATGAAACATTACCACATACCCGTAAATTAAAGTTTCTAGACGAAGACTATGTGGCAGATATTTTACCGGTCACTGTGTCTGGTGAAAGTGAAGAGAAAGTTCTTACTGGCGCCATTTTAATGCTTAAGTCTGAAGCTCGTCTTGGTCAGCAAATTACCGCATTTAAACATCCCAAAGATAATGACTTTGCTGGTATACAAGCAAGCTCTGCATTAATGCGCAAAGTGGTTCGTGAGGCTCGTAGAATGGCTCATTTAGATTCCTCTATTTTAATTATGGGAGAAACAGGTACCGGTAAAGAGTTATTGGCACGATCATGCCATAATGCCAGCGATAGAGCTGATAGCCCATTTGTCGTATTAAATTGTGCAGCCTTACCTGATGATGTTAGTGAGACTGAATTGTTTGGTAAGTTAGTTAACCCGACAGAAACTAAAAAAGGTATTTTTGAATTAGCCGATGGCGGCACTATCTTTTTAGATGAAGTATCTGAAATGTCAGAAAAGCTGCAATCTAAGTTAATTAGAGTACTGGAAAGTAGCAGTTTTAGAAGAATTGACGACGAAAATGAAATAACCGTTGATATTCGCTTTATCAGTTCGACCAATAAAGATTTATTGTCTATGGTTGAAAAGGACGAATTCAGAGAGGATTTATATTATCGTTTAAATGTATTGGGCCTTGCCATTGCTCCACTTAGAGATAGAAGGCAAGATATTTTACCACTTGCCGACACCTTTATTCGCAAAGCGGCACAATTAAATCATCGAGCTAATGTATTGTTTGATAAAAATTGTCGCGATTTCATTGAGCATTATCCTTGGCCTGGCAACGTTAGGCAGCTTGAAAATGTTATTTTAAGAGCTGTGTCACTACTAGAAGGTGATGTGATCAGGATCTCAAATTTACAATTACCAAACTACACTCCTGATCATGGTTATCTTGAACATGAGTTTGAAGGCACACTAGAGGACGCAGTTAAAGGTTATGAGGCTGATTTATTAAGAAAGCTTTATCCGGCTTACCCAAGTACAAGACAATTGGCAAAAAAGCTTGGCTTAAGTCATACGGCAATTGCAAACAAGCTACGTGAATACAATATCAACAAAAAAACAGTGAAAATATAG